The following proteins are co-located in the Palaemon carinicauda isolate YSFRI2023 chromosome 3, ASM3689809v2, whole genome shotgun sequence genome:
- the LOC137638044 gene encoding glutaminase liver isoform, mitochondrial-like, translated as MEVNAESMSVMAATLANGGICPITGDQVMKPNAVRDVLSLMHSCGMYDYSGQFAFKVGLPAKSGVCGAIMLVIPNVMGICIWSPPLDPLGNSVRGLKFCEELVQVFNFHRYDNLRHAANKKDPRKQKFESRGQKVVSLLFSACSGDVTAMRRYALAGLNMSESDYDGRTALHLAAAEGHMDTVVFLLEKCKVPSAPKDRWGHTPASDAREFGHPEVAEFIKEHEEKLEEEKQKSVIQEDDEETQAEQ; from the exons ATGGAAGTCAATGCTGAGAGTATGTCTGTCATGGCGGCGACCTTGGCCAACGGAGGCATCTGCCCCATCACGGGAGATCAGGTCATGAAACCTAACGCCGTCAGGGATGTGCTCTCTCTCATGCACTCCTGTGGCATGTACGATTACTCTGGGCAGTTTGCTTTCAAG gttggTCTTCCTGCCAAGTCAGGGGTATGTGGCGCCATCATGCTTGTCATACCCAATGTGATGGGCATCTGCATCTGGTCACCCCCTCTTGACCCGTTGGGAAATTCGGTTCGAGGTCTCAAGTTCTGTGAG GAGTTGGTCCAAGTCTTCAATTTCCACCGTTACGACAACCTTCGCCATGCAGCCAACAAGAAGGACCCTCGAAAACAGAAGTTCGAATCTCGGGGACAGAAGGTAGTGTCACTCCTGTTCTCTGCTTGCTCCGGTGACGTCACGGCAATGAGAAG ATACGCTCTGGCCGGCCTCAACATGTCTGAGAGCGACTACGACGGGAGAACGGCCCTACATCTAGCAGCGGCAGAGGGTCACATGGACACCGTCGTTTTCCTTCTGGAGAAGTGCAAGGTTCCGTCGGCGCCAAAAGATAG ATGGGGCCACACGCCTGCTTCCGATGCTCGAGAATTCGGACATCCTGAAGTGGCCGAGTTCATCAAAGAGCACGAGGAGAAATTAGAGGAGGAAAAGCAGAAATCCGTCATACAAGAGGACGATGAAGAGACCCAAGCTGAGCAATAA